A region from the Takifugu rubripes chromosome 22, fTakRub1.2, whole genome shotgun sequence genome encodes:
- the LOC101069407 gene encoding peptidyl-prolyl cis-trans isomerase FKBP1A-like, producing the protein MGVHIETLRPGDGMNFPARGALVTVHYVGTLTNGEKFDSSRDRERPFQFKIGHGKVIRGWDEGVAQMSIGQIARLTCSPDYAYGHEGYPPIIPANATLIFEVELINC; encoded by the exons ATGGGTGTACACATTGAGACCTTAAGACCTGGTGATG GCATGAACTTTCCGGCTAGAGGGGCGCTTGTTACGGTCCATTACGTTG GCACTCTGACAAACGGAGAGAAGTTCGACTCCTCCAGGGACCGGGAAAGGCCCTTTCAATTTAAGATTGGACATGGCAAAGTCATCCGCGGCTGGGATGAGGGCGTAGCTCAG ATGAGCATTGGCCAAATTGCGAGGTTGACCTGCTCACCAGACTACGCATATGGCCATGAGGGTTATCCACCAATCATCCCAGCAAATGCAACTCTCATTTTTGAAGTGGAGTTAATCAATTGTTGA